Within Petrotoga sibirica DSM 13575, the genomic segment TTATTTAAGAGAAGATTTAACCAACAAATTTGACAAAGATCTAATAGATTTTTCATTTCTTCCCATAGAGCTTCAAAAGAAATTCTGTAAGGAAGAAGAAACAAAACTTAAAGATTTGAAAGAAATTAACAAAGAAATATTTGATAAAATAGAAGTGTTGACTTCGACACAGCACATTGACCAAGGAATAAACTTGAAAGATTTCTCATTAAAGGCATATAAAAGTAAAATATTTTTATTATTAGATAAAGTGCAAACTTTAGAAGGAAACGCCCAGAAAGGGGTTCAAGGAAGTAAAAAGGAAATAGAAGATACAACAATTGACGAAAATATTTTAAAATCTTTTCTAACAGTAGACAACATTAGATTACTTTTTTCTTACTAGGTGTTATGTAGGCCAATTGTGGCGAGGGCTACGTGGCAAAGGGGCGCTAATTTCACAACTTCGGAGGTTATACTCATGTATGAAGATATAAAAAACATTCCAACAATTATAATAAACGGTATGTCTAAAGAACAGATACTTAGGATAATGAAAGTGATAAAAGATATGGAAAACTTACCAGAAAATATCATTTTTGCCTCTGTTACTCCTACAAGCTCTCAGTGGACCGTTGAAGAACTAATCAAAGAGCTAAAACAAGAGGACATAGAAATGAAAATAGTAACAGAAAATCTCAAAAAAGGGGTATACGACAATTACAAAAAAGACAGCCAGTGAGAATAAAATTCTCATCGCCTATGTCGATGGGAGTTATGACGTAGAAACAAAAATATACGGTAGCGGAATAGTACTTCTAGATGGTGAGGAAAAGCACTTCTTCTTTTCTGGTAATAACCCAGAATACTCCTATAGCAGAAATGTTGCCGGAGAAATAAGTGCATCCATCTACGCAATGGAATACGCTAAAGAAAAAGGCTATGAAAAGATAATAATACACCATGACTACATTGGATTAGAGAAATGGTGTAACGGAGAATGGAAAACAAATAAAAAAATAACCATAGCCTACAAAAATTGCTATGATTATTTTAGTAAATTTTTAAAAATACAGTTCAATTGGGTAAGGGGACACTCAGGAGACCATTACAATACGTTGGCCGATCAATTGGCTAAAAAAGCATTAGAAAGCAAAAAATTCCGTGATTTAATAACGAAATATCTTTATTCAAATTGATTTTTTCATGCTATTTCAAACTTGTAACCTTTTTCCACCTTTTCAGACCATTCTGATTCTTGACCATAATTAAACTTTTTCATCAGTTTGCTACAATGTTTTTCCATAATAACTGCTTCCTTATTTTTCCAATCTCTCCAATGAGGTATAACGTAGTTTTTAGAACTAGAGTTAACTTTTCTATTCAATAGCTGGGGTTTGAACTCGTAATTCTTTGAAAAACCGTCTTCAAAATTGGTAATAAAATCTAAAAAATCTTTGAAATACTTTTCTCTATCCTGATAAATCAGAATATCTTCGTATCTATAAACTTTAAAATTTGGTTTGTCACTCATTTTTTCAAGAACAAAAGAATTAAGTTTGTTATAATACCAACAAAGTTTCTCAAATTTCGACATATTTTTCCATTTTTCAGCGTAGGGGTCATCTTTGAAATCAGTTGCTTTCATGCTTATATTTAAAAAAGGAAAATCAATTTTGCCATAGAGAAGAGATGCTTTTGTACTCATTACAGATCTGATCCAAGTTCGGGGATCTCGAATAACAAATACAACCTTGCTGTTGGGAAATACTTTCTCCAGTAAGTCTACAACGCCGTGCAGGTGGTTATTCGATTCAACATAAAGCTCAGGAATAATGTCTTTAAGTACTAACTTTCTCATTTGCTCTATATACTTTAATGCTTTATCGTCGCTAACCCTTCCTGCACGCCTATCGCTACTAAGTTTATACATAGAATATTTCGGAGTTAATTGACCTATCGTCATTCTTAAAAATCCATATTTTTTAATATCTTTTTTCCATTTATTTCTATCTGTCACAAAAACTCCAGCGGGCTCATGAGTAGAATAACAGTCATCAATCATAGAAGGAAGAACTTTGCCTATGAACTTAGTGCCGGTCCTACCTGTGGAAACAATGAAAACTGAATGTTTGTATATAGGAATAAACTTCACCTCCAAATCTTTTTATACTTTCTAACCAATTATCTTTTCAGATTGGCTTATAACAAATTTTGTAATCTGGCTTTCTAACTCTAAAAATCTTTTATCATAAATATTTTTCTCTTCTTCTAAAAGATCTATATCAAAGACCTTTAATATTCTAGAAGGTCTTTGTGACAAAATGACTATTTTGTTTCCCAGCATCAATGCCTCTTTTATGTCATGGGTAACCATCAATATTGAAAAATAACTTTTATTCCACATCTTATTCATATCTTCTATTATTGATAATTTAATATTTAGATCCAAAGATGTGAAAGGTTCATCCATTAGCAAGATCTGTGGTTGAACTAATAAAGATCTGGCAATATTCACTCTTTGTTTCATTCCTCCACTCAATCTGGAAGGTAAAAGAATTTCAAAACCTTCTAAACCCATCATACCGATAATTTGTTTAATTTTCTTTTCATCGTCTAAAATTATTTTTAGGTTATCGTAAACCGTTCTCCAAGGCAATAATCGAGGCTCTTGAAAAACATAACCGATCTTATCCACAAAAGTTTCAACTTTTCCTTCACTTTGTCTTTCTAATCCTGCAACAATCCTAAAAAAAGTGGTTTTTCCACAACCTGAAGGTCCTAATAGAACGATTTTTTCTCCCTCTTTCAACTCAAGACTCCAGTTGTCTATAACCAGAAGGTCTCCAAATCTTTTGATTAAACCATCTGCTTTTAGTACATTTCCCATCTTTCTAACATCCTTCTTGAAATAATTTTAAATACACGCTCTGTAGCGATACCTAATATAACGGCTACGATAGTAATAGCGTAGATCCTCGGGACATCGACATACTGTCTTGCCCAAGCTAGTTCTACACCCAACCCATTTCCACCAACTAGAAACTCTGTTACTAACACCACTTTCCATACATTTCCTATTGAAACTTCAACCGCTGCAATTACAAAAGGAACGATCGAAGCTAAGTATACATGCCTAAATATCTTAGTTCTTGATACTTTGTACAAGCGTACCATCTCAAGCAATTTTCTATCGATGTTCTTTATCCCAGAAGCAGTAGTAAAAACAGTACTAGGTAAAATGGCCATGGTGCTTATTAAAATAGGGCCACGCCATCCCACACCCCATAGAAATACCACAAAAGCAAGCCAAGAAACAACCGGTATAGCTTGTATCATCATCAGCATAGGCCTAAAAATTTCATAGATCGTATCGTTCATTCCCATTAAAAATCCCAAAATTATCCCGATAAAAGAAGAAATAAACAAAACAATCAGGGTCTTCCATATCGTGTTCCATAATGCCATATAAAACCTCGGTGTACTTAGCTGATTTATTAAATTGATCAAAACTTCATGAGGGAAAGGCAACACAAAAGAAGAGCCTATAACAAAAGAAAAAAAGTACCAAAGTAAAGCGATTAAAACGATCCCAAAAACGGTTTTCATTTGTGATAAAATCCTTCTGTCGGTAAAGTAGGCAACCCTTCTGGATAAAGTTCATGCATCGTGCTTAAAAAGTTTTCTACTTCTTCTCTACATTCCAAAATTGGAATGTATTCAAAAACTAATCTATTCATCGCTTCCTTAAGTATTGGAACAGGGATAGTTAAGTATTCGTTAGTTATCTTTAATGATTGATCTAAATTTCTATTAGCCCAATCAACACTTTCAGAAAAAGCGTTCTCAACTTTTGAAACGATATCAGGTTCTCTCTCTAAAATCTCCTTTTTAACAAAAAGTCCTGCTATAGGAAGGCCGTACTTTGAACCTGAGATTTTATTCCATTCATCTTGAAAGTCTAAAACTATTCTCCCTTCAGTTCCTGTTACAGCCAATGTAGAAAATGGTTCTGGCAACGCAGCATATTCTATCTTACCTGATTTGTACAAGGAAACTATCTCCTGTGGAGGAAGGTAGTTAAATTTTACATCTTTATCAGGAACCAATCCATTTCTAACCAAAAGATACCTCATCAAAATGTCTACAGTTTGACCTCGTCCATGCGGAGAATAGACTTCATGACCCTTTAAACTTTTTACGTTTTCAAAATCAACATTACTACTGCTTACTAAATAAAATGCTTTCCACTCGTGAACACCTAGCAATATTATCTCTAAACCTTGAGCGTATAAATTTGCGCCTACGGTTATAGGAAGAACCGCAAAATCTGCTTGATTTGATACCAACAAAGCTACAGCTTCATTTGCGTCTTTCCAAAGACTTACATTTATTTCTACTTCTTCTTCTATCGTATCGGCCATCAAGCCTGTTACTGGAACAACCGTTGGACCTAAAGGATTAGTGATTGTAATGGAAAAGATCAAGAGTGCAAAGAAAAAAGAAACTATTAACAAAGCTGTTTTTTTCATGATTATTTTCCTCCTATATCTCTCTTATTTTACTCGCTTTAGAAACTCCAAAACTTGCTTTAGATCCCCTTCACCCAGCAGCCCGCCCCACAATTGGCACTTTTAAAATATTTTAGAAAATTACAGCCCTATCATTTTCAATATGGTACCCATTTCTGGTTCTACTGGATTGACCCTGGGTATTACACTGATTGCGGTATCGGGATCCTTTAATCCATGTCCTGTGAGTACTGCTACAATTTTACTTCCTTTATTTATCTTATCCAAATTTATCATTTTTTTAACGCCTGCTACCGAAGCCGCAGATGCAGGCTCTGCAAACACACCTTCGAGGGATGCCAATTCTTTATACGTGTCCAAGATTTCCTCGTCGGTAACAAAATTTATAAATCCTCCAGATTCTTTTGCAGCTTCTACGGCTTTCTCCCAATTGACCGGATTACCTATTCTTATAGCTGTTGCTACGGTTTCTGGGTTTTTTATAACTTGATTTTTTACGATAGCAGCTGATCCTTCCGCTTCAAAACCAATCATCTTAGGTAACTTATCTGTTTTGTGGTCTTTAAAGTATTCTTTGAACCCTTTCCAGTAAGCTGTGATGTTTCCCGCATTCCCCACTGGAATTGCCAATATGTCAGGAGATTTACCACCCAATTGATCACATATCTCAAAAGCTGCACTTTTTTGACCCTCTATCCTGTATGGATTAAGTGAGTTAACCAGAGTTATAGGATAGTTGTCAGCGATCTTTCTTGTAATCTCTAAGGCAACGTCAAAATTACCTTTTATCGGTATAACTATAGCCCCATGCATTAAGGCCTGAGATAATTTCCCCAAGGCGATCTTCCCTTCAGGGATTATGACCGCTGTTTTCAATCCTGCTCTACTTCCATAAGCTGCAGCAGAGGCAGAAGTGTTACCGGTAGAAGCACAGATTATTGCTTTATCACCGTTCTGCAGAGCTTTGGTTACTGCTAAACACATTCCTCTGTCTTTAAAAGATCCCGTGGGATTAGCACCATCATATTTCAGATAAAGCTCAATATCCCACATATTACTCAGTTTTTCTGCGAATATCAAAGGAGTGTTCCCTTCTTGTAACGTAATTATCTCTGTTTTCTCATCGACGGGCATGTATTCTTTATAAGCATTTATTATACCAGGCCAAAAACTAAAACTTCTCACCGAAATCCTCCACCCTTATTATATTTTTTATTTCTATCACATCCTTTAATTCGTTCAACGAATCAATTGCTTTTTTCAGTTTTTTTTCCTTGATTGGGTGCGTCTGTAAAAATATTGGCACAACAGGATTAAGTCTGTGTTTTTGAATTACAGAAGCGATGCTAACTTCGTTATCTCCAAAAACCCTTGCTATTTTCGCAAAAACACCTGGTTTGTCATTCACTCTCAATCTTATATAGAAAGAGTTTTCAATCTCATCTGTTTCAATTAACTTCAAACCGTTTAACCTTCCGGTACTGTATTCGTTTTCAATATGGTATTTAATACTCTTGGCGGCTTCCATAATATCTGCAACAACCGCACTTGCAGTTGGCATTTCTCCGGCACCTTGTCCGTAAATCATTATATCTCCAACGGCGTCTCCATGAATCTGTACGACGTTGTATACACCGTTTATTTTTGAAAGAGGGCTACTTTTTGGTATAAAAGTTGGATGAACCCTTATATCCAACATCTTATCTTCGTACCTTTTTCCAATAGCTAATAATTTAATTGTATATCCTAATTCCTCTGCTATTTCTATGTCTTCCCTTTCTATCTTCTCAATTCCTTCTACATGGATTGAATCAACATCCATAAAACTCTCAAAGGCTAGTGAAGACAAAATATTTATTTTATATGCACTATCCAAACCGCTTACATCAAAATATGGATCGCTCTCAGCATAACCTAGATTTTGAGCTTCTTTTAAAGCCTCTTCAAAATCAATGGATTTTTCGGTCATTTTAGTCAAAATATAATTCGTTGTCCCGTTTAAAATCCCATAAACTCTTTCAATTTTATTTGCAATCATGGACTCTTTCAGAGTTTTAATTATTGGGATTCCACCCCCCACGCTTCCTTCATAGTACACTTTGACATTATTGTTCTTTGCAAGTTGAAATAGTTCTCTACCATACTTGGCTAATATTAACTTATTGGCTGTTACAATATTTTTATGACCATTAATAGCTTCTTTTATATAACTTAACGTCGGTGTTTCTCCGCCAATTAACTCCACTACAATCTGAATCTGAGGATCTTCTACGATCTCTTTATAGTCTTCTGTAAGCAACGAATCATCTACATCGTACTTCCTTTTTTTGTACTTTTCTTTCACCAAGATCTTTTTGATTTGAATTTTCTCACCTAGTTTTCTTTCTATATCTTCCTTTTTGGTTGTGAGGATATTGTAGACTCCTCCTCCAACCGTACCGTACCCAAGAAGACCGACTTTAATCATCGTAACTCCCTCCCTTTTCATTAACGATCACTAACCCCGGATGTTGATAGTTGAAAAAGTTATGAACTATTTTCTTGAGCTATGAAATTGGCTTTTTAAAATTTTTTTAACTGAAAGAATTTTATAATAACTTGGTTTTCAACAATTTTATCAACGTACTTTTCAACTTTTAATGTTCAAAAGTATTTTTACACTAAGTTCGTCGATATCTCAGTCGAAAACAACGTCGATAATTAAAGTTATCAACAAAACATTCGATAAAATCATTTAAAAATCTTTTTGAACATTTAAGTTGATAACGAGGTTCAAAATATTTGGCACTTTTGAACTTACACAAAATCCCATTAACAAAGAAAAACAGGACTTTTGAACTATCAACATTATACTATCTTCACTACTATCATAGAATTAAATATAAAAACGACTTTTTAAAAATTCAAATTGACTAACTTCAGATAAACTTGGCATAGCATTCGCGGCTCCTTGTTTCGTAGCAACAATAGCTGCACATTTATTTGCAAAATCTGCATATTCAGCAAGTTCTTCTACAGTAATGTTGGAAAGCTCATCTTTAGAAAAATCCTTTAATTTATACAAAATACCT encodes:
- the thrC gene encoding threonine synthase; the encoded protein is MRSFSFWPGIINAYKEYMPVDEKTEIITLQEGNTPLIFAEKLSNMWDIELYLKYDGANPTGSFKDRGMCLAVTKALQNGDKAIICASTGNTSASAAAYGSRAGLKTAVIIPEGKIALGKLSQALMHGAIVIPIKGNFDVALEITRKIADNYPITLVNSLNPYRIEGQKSAAFEICDQLGGKSPDILAIPVGNAGNITAYWKGFKEYFKDHKTDKLPKMIGFEAEGSAAIVKNQVIKNPETVATAIRIGNPVNWEKAVEAAKESGGFINFVTDEEILDTYKELASLEGVFAEPASAASVAGVKKMINLDKINKGSKIVAVLTGHGLKDPDTAISVIPRVNPVEPEMGTILKMIGL
- a CDS encoding homoserine dehydrogenase, with protein sequence MIKVGLLGYGTVGGGVYNILTTKKEDIERKLGEKIQIKKILVKEKYKKRKYDVDDSLLTEDYKEIVEDPQIQIVVELIGGETPTLSYIKEAINGHKNIVTANKLILAKYGRELFQLAKNNNVKVYYEGSVGGGIPIIKTLKESMIANKIERVYGILNGTTNYILTKMTEKSIDFEEALKEAQNLGYAESDPYFDVSGLDSAYKINILSSLAFESFMDVDSIHVEGIEKIEREDIEIAEELGYTIKLLAIGKRYEDKMLDIRVHPTFIPKSSPLSKINGVYNVVQIHGDAVGDIMIYGQGAGEMPTASAVVADIMEAAKSIKYHIENEYSTGRLNGLKLIETDEIENSFYIRLRVNDKPGVFAKIARVFGDNEVSIASVIQKHRLNPVVPIFLQTHPIKEKKLKKAIDSLNELKDVIEIKNIIRVEDFGEKF
- a CDS encoding DUF3783 domain-containing protein; this encodes MYEDIKNIPTIIINGMSKEQILRIMKVIKDMENLPENIIFASVTPTSSQWTVEELIKELKQEDIEMKIVTENLKKGVYDNYKKDSQ
- a CDS encoding RNase H family protein; its protein translation is MAYVDGSYDVETKIYGSGIVLLDGEEKHFFFSGNNPEYSYSRNVAGEISASIYAMEYAKEKGYEKIIIHHDYIGLEKWCNGEWKTNKKITIAYKNCYDYFSKFLKIQFNWVRGHSGDHYNTLADQLAKKALESKKFRDLITKYLYSN
- a CDS encoding sulfotransferase; amino-acid sequence: MKFIPIYKHSVFIVSTGRTGTKFIGKVLPSMIDDCYSTHEPAGVFVTDRNKWKKDIKKYGFLRMTIGQLTPKYSMYKLSSDRRAGRVSDDKALKYIEQMRKLVLKDIIPELYVESNNHLHGVVDLLEKVFPNSKVVFVIRDPRTWIRSVMSTKASLLYGKIDFPFLNISMKATDFKDDPYAEKWKNMSKFEKLCWYYNKLNSFVLEKMSDKPNFKVYRYEDILIYQDREKYFKDFLDFITNFEDGFSKNYEFKPQLLNRKVNSSSKNYVIPHWRDWKNKEAVIMEKHCSKLMKKFNYGQESEWSEKVEKGYKFEIA
- a CDS encoding ABC transporter substrate-binding protein, translated to MKKTALLIVSFFFALLIFSITITNPLGPTVVPVTGLMADTIEEEVEINVSLWKDANEAVALLVSNQADFAVLPITVGANLYAQGLEIILLGVHEWKAFYLVSSSNVDFENVKSLKGHEVYSPHGRGQTVDILMRYLLVRNGLVPDKDVKFNYLPPQEIVSLYKSGKIEYAALPEPFSTLAVTGTEGRIVLDFQDEWNKISGSKYGLPIAGLFVKKEILEREPDIVSKVENAFSESVDWANRNLDQSLKITNEYLTIPVPILKEAMNRLVFEYIPILECREEVENFLSTMHELYPEGLPTLPTEGFYHK
- a CDS encoding ABC transporter permease, encoding MKTVFGIVLIALLWYFFSFVIGSSFVLPFPHEVLINLINQLSTPRFYMALWNTIWKTLIVLFISSFIGIILGFLMGMNDTIYEIFRPMLMMIQAIPVVSWLAFVVFLWGVGWRGPILISTMAILPSTVFTTASGIKNIDRKLLEMVRLYKVSRTKIFRHVYLASIVPFVIAAVEVSIGNVWKVVLVTEFLVGGNGLGVELAWARQYVDVPRIYAITIVAVILGIATERVFKIISRRMLERWEMY
- a CDS encoding ABC transporter ATP-binding protein, with translation MGNVLKADGLIKRFGDLLVIDNWSLELKEGEKIVLLGPSGCGKTTFFRIVAGLERQSEGKVETFVDKIGYVFQEPRLLPWRTVYDNLKIILDDEKKIKQIIGMMGLEGFEILLPSRLSGGMKQRVNIARSLLVQPQILLMDEPFTSLDLNIKLSIIEDMNKMWNKSYFSILMVTHDIKEALMLGNKIVILSQRPSRILKVFDIDLLEEEKNIYDKRFLELESQITKFVISQSEKIIG